Proteins encoded together in one Nymphalis io chromosome 24, ilAglIoxx1.1, whole genome shotgun sequence window:
- the LOC126777924 gene encoding uncharacterized protein LOC126777924 has product MLDKSILGGSWESVISRDDYEIDYSPSPRGSPLKETTNIQEEQPYLISRHNPNKTFRRESVIASWKSLKKEREQALGKRIVYVDADSYEDYYGRNEVKRCKSERTANAPRVLKKVKRTYSVLYRYDPNEEKVVKEYKYQPAKEPEMSTNTNLQKSYSEPFLRPERTPKKKVKRSITTLLNIKTKLVSLFSSKS; this is encoded by the exons ATGTTGGACAAGTCCATCCTAGGCGGTAGTTGGGAGAGCGTG atcTCGAGAGACGACTACGAGATCGACTATAGTCCTAGTCCAAGAGGATCACCTTTGAAGGAAACGACCAACATCCAGGAGGAGCAGCCCTACCTGATCAGTCGCCACAATCCTAACAAGACGTTCCGTCGCGAATCCGTCATCGCTTCGTGGAAGAGTTTAAAGAAAGAGAGAGAACAGGCATTAGGGAAACGTATCGTCTATGTCGACGCTGACAGCTATGAAGATTATTACGGAAGGAATGAAGTCAAGCGTTGTAAGAGCGAGAGGACAGCAAACGCTCCTCGTGTTCTTAAAAAGGTCAAACGTACGTATTCGGTATTGTACAGATACGACCCGAACGAGGAAAAGGTTGTTAAGGAATACAAATACCAACCGGCCAAGGAACCTGAAATGTCAACGAATACAAACCTTCAGAAATCTTACTCGGAACCATTCCTGAGACCCGAGAGAACGCCTAAAAAGAAGGTAAAGAGGTCCATCACGACGTTACTTAACATCAAGACGAAGTTGGTCAGCTTGTTCTCATCGAAGagttaa